One genomic region from Armatimonadota bacterium encodes:
- a CDS encoding aldo/keto reductase: MIYRQLGNSDIQVPAITFGAWAIGGWWWGPTDDQEAIAAIQAGIDAGITCIDTAPMYGFGHSEEVVGQAIKGRRDQVIVATKCGLIWDRVEGEYFFEAEDERGQHPVYRCLKKRSILAECDRSLQRLGVDVIDLYQCHWPDPTTPIEETMEALLELRDAGKIRAIGVSNFTEEMIEECLEYGPVHSNQPKFSLISREHLDGVIRFAHSKGIASIVYSPLEQGLLTGKVTMDRKFAPGDYRAEQPWFRPANRRRVLDVLEEVVQPIADAHNATLGQVAIAWTIHAPGITSALVGARNAKQVAENAAAADIQLTPEEQLSIFAAFDRLDEPE; encoded by the coding sequence ATCTACCGGCAACTGGGCAACAGTGACATCCAGGTTCCGGCCATCACTTTCGGCGCGTGGGCAATCGGCGGCTGGTGGTGGGGCCCGACAGACGACCAGGAGGCCATCGCCGCGATCCAGGCCGGCATCGACGCCGGGATCACATGCATCGATACCGCGCCCATGTATGGTTTCGGGCACAGCGAGGAAGTCGTGGGCCAAGCCATCAAGGGCCGCCGTGATCAGGTGATCGTCGCCACAAAATGCGGGCTCATCTGGGACCGCGTGGAGGGCGAGTACTTCTTCGAAGCCGAGGACGAGCGCGGCCAGCACCCGGTCTACCGGTGCCTGAAGAAGCGCAGTATCCTTGCCGAATGTGACCGTAGCCTGCAACGGCTGGGCGTGGACGTGATAGACCTGTACCAGTGCCACTGGCCGGACCCGACTACGCCTATCGAGGAGACCATGGAAGCGCTCCTCGAACTGCGCGACGCCGGCAAGATCCGGGCGATCGGGGTGAGCAACTTCACCGAAGAGATGATCGAGGAATGTCTGGAGTACGGGCCGGTCCACAGCAACCAGCCCAAGTTCAGCCTCATCTCCCGAGAGCATCTGGACGGCGTGATCCGCTTCGCCCACAGCAAAGGCATCGCCAGCATCGTCTACAGCCCCCTTGAGCAAGGGCTGCTCACGGGCAAGGTCACCATGGACCGAAAGTTCGCGCCCGGTGATTACCGAGCCGAACAGCCATGGTTCCGGCCTGCCAACCGCAGGCGCGTATTGGACGTGCTGGAGGAAGTGGTCCAGCCCATCGCTGATGCCCACAATGCGACCCTGGGCCAGGTCGCCATCGCCTGGACAATTCACGCGCCGGGGATCACCAGCGCGCTTGTCGGCGCCCGCAATGCAAAGCAAGTGGCCGAGAACGCGGCAGCAGCGGACATCCAGCTTACGCCTGAAGAGCAGCTGTCTATCTTCGCCGCTTTTGACAGGCTGGACGAGCCGGAATGA
- the phrB gene encoding deoxyribodipyrimidine photo-lyase, translating to MIQPARIRILRDLPIRPGRFVLYWMQASQRAHCNHALEHTIDLANEASVPVVVLFGLTGGYPEANARHYAFMLQGLAELHRDLKERGIPFVLRTASPEIAACELAEDACALVTDRGYTRIQKQWRQHVAENAPCRAIQVETDVVVPVEEVSGKEEYAARTIRPKIHRLLPEYLVPLKQRKLRKKWADADLSSEDLADPEKLLARLDIDRSVPPVSAFRGGYSQARKLLREFIDHKLDHYDERSNDPSLDFTSHLSPYLHFGQISPLEVALAVAEAPGPNEEAFLEQLIVRRELSMNFVHYNPAYDTYDCLPDWAKATLAEHEKDPRPYVYSEDELEQAQTHDPYWNAAQLEMVRAGKMHNYMRMYWGKKILEWSPTPRAAFETALRLNNRYELDGRDPNGFTGVAWCFGKHDRPWQERPVFGRVRYMNAAGLERKFRMDAYVAKVAGLAQ from the coding sequence ATGATCCAGCCGGCGCGCATCCGCATCCTGAGGGACCTGCCGATCCGTCCGGGCCGGTTCGTGCTCTACTGGATGCAGGCCTCGCAGCGTGCCCATTGCAATCATGCGCTGGAACACACCATCGACCTCGCGAATGAGGCGTCTGTACCGGTGGTGGTTCTGTTCGGTCTCACCGGGGGATACCCCGAGGCAAATGCGCGTCACTACGCCTTCATGCTGCAGGGCCTGGCGGAGCTGCATCGAGACCTGAAAGAGAGGGGCATCCCCTTCGTTCTCCGCACCGCGTCGCCCGAGATCGCCGCCTGCGAACTGGCGGAGGATGCCTGTGCGCTGGTCACGGACCGCGGCTACACGCGCATCCAGAAGCAGTGGAGACAGCACGTCGCAGAGAACGCCCCCTGCCGGGCGATCCAGGTCGAGACGGACGTGGTCGTGCCGGTCGAGGAGGTATCAGGCAAAGAGGAATATGCGGCCCGCACAATCCGGCCGAAGATCCACCGCCTGTTGCCGGAGTATCTCGTGCCGCTGAAGCAGCGCAAGCTCCGGAAGAAATGGGCGGATGCTGACTTGAGTTCGGAGGATTTGGCCGACCCGGAAAAGCTTCTCGCACGCCTGGACATTGACCGCTCCGTTCCCCCGGTGAGCGCTTTTCGAGGGGGGTATTCGCAAGCCAGGAAGCTTCTTCGCGAGTTCATCGACCACAAACTCGACCACTACGATGAGCGGAGCAATGACCCGTCACTGGACTTCACCTCCCACCTGAGCCCCTATCTGCATTTCGGGCAGATTTCTCCGCTCGAGGTCGCCCTTGCAGTAGCAGAAGCGCCCGGGCCAAATGAGGAAGCTTTTCTGGAGCAACTCATCGTGCGCCGCGAGCTTTCCATGAACTTCGTCCACTACAACCCGGCATACGACACCTACGACTGCCTGCCGGACTGGGCGAAGGCGACGCTCGCGGAGCACGAGAAAGATCCGAGGCCCTACGTTTACTCGGAAGATGAACTCGAGCAGGCGCAGACCCATGACCCATACTGGAACGCGGCGCAGCTGGAGATGGTCCGTGCGGGCAAGATGCACAACTACATGCGCATGTACTGGGGCAAGAAGATTCTCGAATGGTCGCCCACGCCGCGAGCGGCCTTCGAGACCGCATTGCGCTTGAATAACCGGTACGAATTGGACGGGCGTGACCCGAACGGTTTCACCGGGGTGGCGTGGTGCTTCGGGAAACATGATCGGCCCTGGCAGGAACGGCCGGTATTCGGGAGAGTGCGGTACATGAACGCCGCCGGTCTCGAGCGCAAGTTCAGAATGGACGCTTACGTGGCGAAAGTCGCGGGTCTGGCTCAGTAG
- a CDS encoding FAD-dependent oxidoreductase — translation MSERIAAQLVSGSVSEPARSLPVRDEYDVIVAGGGLAGVSAAVASARAGAKTVLLERNGFPGGVATAGMCCSVFNCYYTAGHELVVKGNSLEFVDRLAQAHGPGSRWHRHKGHIIYDVETAKVVLTDLVEEAGAHVLFEAPVVGAVMDENRLRGVVIETNSGRESLLAKTVVDCTGNSDVAWHSGAPVREIGDGIHGLETLVFRVGGVDVDRFVEYFVDHPDEYPPYMDVDWTFEEALAQYRDTGTFLFPHGGGELFSIVQDGIASGAYPTRVGVHDHIDALQIHAIRDLGVAHLITGFSRIEKLDVGRITRAMIDGRKMAFQVTEFFRGHVPGFERAYVSATGDDLGIRVSRWIDGEFQFAPEMKANATRFEDSVGRGVVESDFVKNPAPGAWGVQAMEDSTFDIPYRCMLPRDVDGLIMGAGRSVSAVNPWTLRVMALTMVIGQGAGVAAAVCADRDTVPRDVDITEVQSVLRHQGAEV, via the coding sequence GTGTCAGAACGCATTGCCGCGCAACTCGTATCGGGCAGCGTCTCCGAGCCTGCACGTTCGCTCCCGGTCCGGGATGAGTATGACGTCATCGTTGCCGGCGGAGGGTTGGCGGGAGTCTCAGCTGCAGTTGCGTCAGCGCGCGCCGGGGCAAAGACGGTGCTTCTCGAACGCAACGGGTTCCCCGGCGGCGTCGCAACCGCGGGCATGTGCTGCTCAGTGTTCAACTGCTACTACACCGCCGGACATGAGCTTGTGGTGAAGGGAAACTCACTGGAGTTCGTGGACCGTCTGGCCCAGGCCCACGGCCCGGGTTCTCGCTGGCATCGCCACAAGGGGCATATCATCTACGACGTGGAGACCGCGAAAGTGGTCCTCACTGACCTCGTAGAGGAAGCCGGCGCTCACGTGCTTTTCGAGGCCCCGGTGGTCGGGGCGGTCATGGACGAGAACCGCCTGCGCGGAGTGGTGATCGAGACCAACTCCGGGCGCGAATCGCTTCTCGCGAAGACCGTGGTGGACTGCACCGGCAACAGCGACGTCGCCTGGCATTCCGGCGCACCGGTGCGCGAGATCGGCGACGGTATCCACGGGCTGGAGACCCTTGTCTTCCGTGTGGGCGGCGTCGACGTGGACCGCTTCGTGGAGTACTTCGTAGACCACCCGGACGAGTACCCGCCTTACATGGACGTGGACTGGACCTTCGAGGAGGCGCTGGCGCAGTACCGTGACACCGGCACATTCCTCTTCCCGCACGGTGGCGGCGAACTCTTCAGCATTGTCCAAGACGGCATCGCATCGGGCGCCTACCCGACCAGGGTCGGCGTGCATGACCACATCGACGCCCTGCAGATCCACGCCATCCGCGACCTCGGCGTGGCCCACCTCATAACCGGGTTCAGCCGGATCGAAAAACTGGACGTGGGCAGAATTACCCGGGCGATGATCGACGGCCGCAAGATGGCTTTTCAGGTGACCGAGTTCTTCCGGGGGCATGTTCCCGGGTTCGAGAGGGCGTATGTCAGCGCCACGGGGGATGACCTGGGGATTCGCGTGAGCCGCTGGATCGACGGGGAGTTCCAGTTCGCGCCGGAGATGAAGGCCAACGCCACGCGGTTCGAAGATTCCGTCGGCCGCGGGGTGGTTGAGAGCGATTTCGTGAAGAACCCCGCGCCAGGAGCGTGGGGAGTCCAGGCCATGGAAGACTCCACCTTCGACATCCCGTATCGCTGCATGCTGCCGCGCGACGTGGACGGACTGATTATGGGCGCAGGACGCAGCGTCAGCGCGGTGAACCCGTGGACCTTGCGGGTCATGGCGCTAACCATGGTCATCGGCCAGGGGGCGGGGGTTGCGGCGGCGGTCTGCGCGGACAGAGACACGGTCCCGCGTGATGTAGACATCACCGAGGTGCAATCCGTTCTCCGTCACCAGGGAGCTGAAGTGTAG
- a CDS encoding exo-alpha-sialidase: protein MALAIYRRTFRVLTGAMVFPLACITFAQGETPTVLDYEIRLQTVLEHDDGQFLWFHPRVAPVPSATGGVPAVVMTLQKHLRVSDHYSGLSVMRTDDLGATWSGPEARPELDWVPGPNGTNFAVCDVTPGWHAPTGKLIAVGARVRYGQGGEQLDNDQRDNQTAYTVLDPAAGTWTPWRVIDMPADAKFDYARSACAQWLTLPDGTLLLPFYYGPNASAPASVTVVRCSFDGNELKYLEHGNEMELPIVRGLCEPSIAWHGGKFYLTLRNDLKGYVTRSDDGLHYEDIRPWTFDDGAELGSYNTQQHWVSHSDGLFLVYTRSGANNDHIMRHRAPLFIAQVDPERLVVLRDTERVLIPERGATLGNFGANAVSERESWVTVSEGVWGDDARRRGATGATFLARIIWNRPNALAAGIPQG from the coding sequence ATGGCGCTCGCGATTTACAGAAGGACGTTTCGCGTATTGACGGGGGCAATGGTGTTCCCATTGGCCTGCATCACCTTCGCCCAGGGAGAAACACCCACCGTGCTTGACTACGAGATCCGCCTGCAGACCGTCCTGGAACACGATGATGGGCAGTTCCTGTGGTTCCATCCGAGAGTCGCCCCGGTTCCGTCGGCCACTGGCGGCGTCCCGGCTGTGGTGATGACTCTACAGAAGCATCTCCGAGTGTCCGACCATTACTCAGGCCTGAGCGTTATGCGCACCGATGATCTCGGCGCGACCTGGAGCGGTCCGGAGGCCCGCCCGGAGCTGGACTGGGTGCCAGGGCCCAACGGAACCAACTTCGCCGTCTGCGATGTGACCCCGGGCTGGCATGCCCCCACCGGCAAGCTCATCGCCGTGGGCGCTCGAGTGCGTTACGGACAGGGCGGTGAGCAATTGGACAATGACCAGAGGGACAATCAGACGGCATACACTGTGCTTGACCCCGCCGCGGGTACCTGGACGCCTTGGCGGGTCATTGACATGCCGGCCGATGCGAAGTTCGACTATGCCCGGTCCGCCTGCGCCCAGTGGCTCACATTACCGGACGGGACCCTCTTGCTGCCGTTCTACTACGGGCCGAACGCAAGTGCCCCGGCATCGGTGACGGTGGTCCGCTGCTCCTTTGACGGCAACGAACTCAAGTACCTGGAGCATGGCAACGAGATGGAGCTGCCCATCGTCCGGGGGCTCTGTGAACCGTCCATTGCCTGGCACGGTGGGAAGTTCTACCTGACCCTCCGCAATGACCTGAAGGGCTACGTGACGCGAAGCGATGACGGCCTGCACTACGAGGACATCCGCCCGTGGACTTTCGACGACGGTGCGGAACTGGGCAGCTACAACACTCAGCAGCACTGGGTCTCTCACAGCGACGGCCTTTTCCTGGTGTACACCCGCAGCGGCGCGAATAATGATCACATCATGCGCCACCGCGCGCCGTTATTCATCGCCCAGGTGGACCCGGAGCGGCTGGTGGTCCTGCGCGACACGGAGCGGGTGCTGATTCCCGAACGCGGTGCGACACTCGGCAATTTCGGCGCGAATGCCGTCTCCGAGCGCGAGTCGTGGGTGACTGTCTCGGAAGGCGTCTGGGGCGATGATGCGCGGCGTCGCGGGGCAACGGGAGCGACCTTCCTGGCGCGCATCATCTGGAACAGGCCCAACGCGCTGGCGGCGGGGATTCCCCAAGGCTGA
- a CDS encoding Gfo/Idh/MocA family oxidoreductase produces the protein MLRTAIIGFGGIARSHLDDIAFFRPDNPLRAADDPVVELVGCCDVMPAALERFKTETGLEAVYTDVEKMLDDLHPDYVHVATCADVRLEPVLAAAARGIHVLCEKPLARDPAECDAMIAACDAAGVQFVVSHQRRSSPAYWHVKRLLDDGIIGTVRYVTGGGKSRRGGPELHNIGSHLNDAVGILLGDADWVFAYCSIDGRPCAREDREPGDRGAGWVLGERIDLTTYYKSGVRADLHFNEDPGIFHWIAWGTEGRLAAFNNDFMINRAPEPSAGETWETVEIPDDAVTTASGYTMRAGWQEISRQVAIHNRVHMMREMFERMQSGGEHTSSGRVGAVPIEIMQATFLSHLRGAPVKLPVDERVSPLADVG, from the coding sequence ATGCTTAGGACTGCAATCATCGGTTTCGGCGGGATTGCTCGCTCGCATCTGGACGACATCGCGTTCTTCAGACCCGACAATCCGCTCCGGGCAGCTGATGACCCGGTGGTGGAGCTTGTGGGCTGCTGCGATGTGATGCCCGCGGCGCTGGAGCGGTTCAAGACGGAGACCGGCTTGGAAGCAGTCTACACGGACGTCGAGAAGATGCTGGACGACCTGCACCCGGACTATGTCCACGTGGCCACGTGCGCCGACGTCCGCCTGGAGCCCGTGCTGGCAGCGGCGGCCCGGGGGATTCACGTGCTGTGCGAAAAGCCCCTTGCGCGGGACCCGGCAGAATGCGACGCGATGATCGCAGCCTGCGACGCGGCAGGAGTGCAGTTCGTGGTCAGCCACCAGCGGCGCAGTTCACCTGCATACTGGCACGTGAAGAGGTTGCTGGATGACGGGATCATCGGCACAGTGCGATATGTCACCGGAGGAGGAAAGTCCCGGCGCGGCGGCCCGGAGCTGCACAATATCGGCAGCCACCTCAACGACGCGGTAGGGATACTGCTTGGCGATGCGGACTGGGTGTTCGCTTACTGCAGCATCGACGGCCGCCCATGCGCCAGAGAGGATCGGGAACCCGGAGACCGCGGCGCAGGATGGGTGCTGGGGGAAAGGATCGACCTGACCACCTATTACAAGAGCGGTGTTCGGGCCGACTTACATTTCAACGAGGACCCTGGGATCTTCCACTGGATTGCCTGGGGCACCGAGGGGCGCCTCGCTGCCTTCAACAACGACTTCATGATCAACCGCGCCCCGGAACCCTCCGCGGGCGAGACGTGGGAGACGGTGGAGATTCCGGATGATGCTGTGACTACCGCTTCCGGCTACACCATGCGCGCAGGCTGGCAGGAGATTAGCCGCCAGGTGGCAATCCACAACCGGGTCCACATGATGCGGGAGATGTTCGAGCGGATGCAGTCCGGCGGGGAGCATACGTCATCTGGCCGGGTGGGCGCGGTCCCGATCGAGATCATGCAGGCCACGTTCCTGTCCCACCTGCGCGGCGCACCGGTGAAGCTGCCCGTGGATGAACGCGTGTCTCCGTTAGCGGATGTGGGCTGA
- a CDS encoding metal ABC transporter permease: protein MTDLQEYLTSPFVLRAIVGVFLIAVNAALSGVFASFRSLTFLVSGASHAALAGAALIIVLEAYGLVHLGNPVLGGAVFAVALALLAGGASFRSSDRAADPAIGVGFAFSMALAVLLISLIPESATRVWGVLIGDLLLLSNQDLLILGSLTGLVVLLFGLLRREFLFITFDMEGARAFGIQAGVYNYILFALIGLSAAILMKGVGAIVVFAMLVSPGAAALLIGNTVNAVVAWAFGIAFASGLIGIVLSYYIDFSVSALAAIISAASYFIAKGVIWLQSRGKGADG from the coding sequence ATGACTGATTTGCAAGAGTACCTCACTTCCCCGTTCGTGCTGCGCGCAATCGTTGGCGTGTTCCTGATCGCCGTCAACGCGGCTTTGAGCGGGGTTTTCGCCAGTTTTCGCAGCCTGACGTTCCTGGTGTCCGGGGCCAGTCACGCAGCGCTTGCAGGAGCGGCGCTGATCATCGTGCTCGAGGCCTACGGCCTGGTTCACCTGGGCAATCCGGTGCTCGGAGGCGCGGTTTTTGCGGTCGCTCTCGCGCTACTTGCCGGAGGCGCGTCTTTCAGAAGTTCCGACCGAGCCGCAGACCCAGCCATCGGCGTGGGCTTCGCATTTTCCATGGCCCTGGCAGTACTTCTCATCTCGTTGATTCCTGAGTCGGCTACGCGTGTGTGGGGCGTTCTGATCGGGGACCTGCTCTTACTGAGCAATCAGGATCTGCTGATCCTGGGAAGCCTCACGGGCCTGGTGGTGCTCTTATTTGGCCTGCTGCGGCGCGAGTTCCTGTTCATTACCTTCGACATGGAAGGCGCGCGGGCGTTTGGCATTCAGGCGGGTGTGTACAACTACATTCTCTTCGCCCTCATCGGCCTGTCTGCGGCGATCCTGATGAAGGGCGTCGGGGCGATTGTTGTCTTTGCAATGCTGGTGTCGCCGGGCGCTGCCGCGCTGCTGATCGGCAACACCGTCAATGCAGTGGTCGCATGGGCCTTTGGGATTGCCTTCGCGTCCGGGCTTATCGGCATCGTGCTGTCGTATTACATTGATTTTTCTGTCAGCGCCCTTGCAGCCATTATCTCCGCGGCGAGTTATTTCATTGCCAAGGGCGTCATTTGGCTGCAATCGAGGGGTAAAGGGGCAGATGGGTAG
- a CDS encoding metal ABC transporter ATP-binding protein translates to MSRAGHDCPVCRSGTRAPVEVGATIIDVRGLGFRYRVPPVEALKGVEFALPRGAFCAVIGPNGSGKTTLIKLMMGLLVPSCGTIRVLGQDPEQDPGAVQRLIGYAPQQTAINLSPPLSVREVVSLAAQTRNSGGRGQVRQRVDKALDMVGMLSMAGRPFRSLSGGQRQRTLIARALVVDPPVLVLDEPFGQVDAASQTAIGELLHHIAQSHGVTVMVVVHDVNPICHFITHSLLLRTRQIAFGTPLEVLTAENLREAYGTLVPVLVCEEGYRHPVIQASHD, encoded by the coding sequence ATGAGCCGCGCAGGGCACGACTGTCCCGTCTGCCGCTCCGGAACGCGGGCCCCGGTGGAAGTCGGGGCGACCATCATCGACGTCCGCGGCCTAGGATTCCGTTACCGCGTTCCCCCGGTGGAGGCGCTCAAAGGGGTGGAATTCGCGCTGCCGCGGGGTGCCTTCTGCGCGGTTATTGGGCCAAACGGGTCCGGGAAGACAACGCTCATCAAGCTGATGATGGGGCTGCTTGTGCCCAGTTGCGGAACCATACGCGTTTTGGGCCAGGACCCGGAACAGGACCCGGGGGCGGTCCAGCGCCTCATCGGGTATGCGCCGCAGCAGACCGCCATCAATCTCAGCCCACCGTTGAGCGTGCGGGAGGTTGTGAGTCTCGCCGCACAAACCCGCAATTCAGGGGGACGGGGGCAGGTCCGCCAGCGAGTGGACAAGGCGCTGGACATGGTGGGGATGCTCTCCATGGCTGGGCGGCCGTTTCGATCCCTGAGCGGCGGCCAGCGCCAGCGCACACTCATCGCCCGGGCGCTGGTAGTGGATCCCCCCGTGCTCGTGCTGGATGAGCCCTTCGGACAGGTGGACGCAGCCAGTCAGACGGCGATCGGTGAACTCTTGCACCATATCGCACAATCTCACGGTGTCACCGTTATGGTGGTTGTGCACGACGTCAACCCAATCTGTCACTTTATCACCCATTCGCTCCTTCTACGCACGCGCCAGATCGCTTTCGGGACGCCGTTGGAGGTCCTGACCGCCGAGAACCTGCGGGAAGCCTACGGCACTCTCGTCCCCGTGCTGGTGTGCGAGGAAGGCTACCGTCATCCGGTCATCCAGGCTTCGCATGACTGA